One window of the Peromyscus maniculatus bairdii isolate BWxNUB_F1_BW_parent chromosome 18, HU_Pman_BW_mat_3.1, whole genome shotgun sequence genome contains the following:
- the LOC143266693 gene encoding serine/threonine-protein kinase PLK1-like — translation MKAAAKAGKLAGVPADLRKARVQGDAGPSAPVAAPLLKEIPEVLVDKCSRRLYVRGRFLSKAGVVKCFEISDQNTKEVFAAKIVPKSLLTPSQKKKLSKEISIHRSLSHQHVVGFHSVFEDSEFVFVILELCRERSLLELHKRRKGLTQLEARYYLRQIILGCQYLHHNQVIHGNLRLSNVFLNEDMEVKIGKVLDLRVPGASTRGGKERKSGRMGAREMEGRWDMEVLPSRTPSSLEMESEGPTRQCLAFRCICSFCFCVCCCCLVYLNTVVLKIIVYLGVPPPITTLSHSTELGAPQFPF, via the exons ATGAAAGCAGCAGCCAAAGCTGGAAAGCTGGCTGGAGTACCAGCCGACCTCCGGAAAGCCAGGGTCCAGGGAGATGCAGGTCCCAGTGCCCCAGTGGCGGCCCCACTGTTGAAAGAGATTCCAGAGGTCTTAGTGGACAAATGCAGCAGGCGCCTTTATGTAAGGGGACGCTTTCTGAGTAAAGCAGGCGTTGTCAAATGCTTTGAGATCTCAGACCAAAACACAAAGGAGGTGTTCGCAGCCAAGATCGTGCCTAAGTCTTTGCTCACACCCTCCCAGAAGAAGAAGCTGTCCAAAGAGATTTCCATTCACCGCAGCCTCTCACATCAACATGTCGTCGGCTTCCACAGCGTTTTCGAAGACAGTGAATTTGTGTTTGTGATTTTGGAGCTTTGTCGGGAGAGG tcCCTCCTGGAGCTGCACAAGAGGAGGAAAGGCCTGACCCAGCTGGAGGCGCGCTACTACCTAAGGCAGATAATCCTGGGCTGCCAGTACCTGCACCACAATCAGGTCATTCACGGGAACCTTAGGTTGAGCAACGTCTTCCTGAATGAGGATATGGAGGTGAAAATAGGTAAGGTGCTGGACCTGCGGGTGCCTGGTGCCAGTACAAGAGGAGGCAAGGAGAGGAAATCTGGAAGAATGGGAGCCAGAGAAATGGAGGGCCGGTGGGACATGGAGGTGCTGCCCTCCAGAACTCCCTCTAGTCTAGAAATGGAAAGTGAGGGGCCCACACGCCAGTGTCTTGCCTTTAGATGcatttgctctttttgtttttgtgtttgctgTTGCTGTCTTGTGTACCTCAATACAGTAGTTCTGAAAATAATAGTTTACTTGGGGGTGCCTCCCCCAATTACTACCCTATCTCACAGCACTGAGCTAGGtgctcctcagtttcccttttaa